The following coding sequences are from one Pseudodesulfovibrio sp. S3 window:
- a CDS encoding ABC transporter ATP-binding protein, with protein sequence MKDTSIKLLLKHVSKHFGKVRAVDDIDIEFAPGTLTTLLGPSGCGKTTLLRLVSGLEPATSGEIWFGDENVTDLSATRRDVGMVFQSYALFPHMTVEQNVGYGLGILKRPADEIRERVREVLQMVDMDGYQSRYPNELSGGQQQRVAVARAMILRPKVLLFDEPLSNIDSKLRRSMRDDIRRLQQASGITSIYVTHDQAEALAVSDEIIIMRNGKIEQQGEPRALYHNPKTAFVANFIGESNVVKGTLTNKGDCKVITFGDATIELPCNEKTDHPDGPVDLSLRPEVIEVVPRSEAAPGALSGVIKQSAYMGPVIEYTIDTPCGTLFTRAPAYAGVFQTNELVHVRVRPDEVIIIPENGKPEGTTELLP encoded by the coding sequence ATGAAAGACACATCCATAAAACTCCTGCTGAAGCACGTGTCCAAGCACTTCGGCAAAGTCCGGGCAGTGGACGACATCGACATCGAGTTCGCGCCCGGTACCCTGACCACCCTGCTCGGCCCCTCAGGCTGCGGCAAAACCACTCTGTTGCGCCTGGTTTCCGGTCTGGAGCCGGCCACCTCCGGCGAAATCTGGTTCGGTGACGAGAACGTGACCGATCTCTCGGCCACCCGCCGGGACGTTGGCATGGTCTTCCAATCCTATGCCCTGTTCCCGCACATGACCGTGGAACAGAACGTGGGCTACGGCCTCGGCATCCTCAAAAGACCGGCCGACGAAATCCGGGAAAGGGTTCGGGAAGTGCTCCAGATGGTGGACATGGACGGATACCAGAGCCGGTACCCCAACGAATTGTCGGGCGGTCAGCAACAGCGCGTGGCTGTAGCAAGAGCCATGATCCTGCGCCCCAAGGTGTTGCTCTTCGACGAGCCCCTGAGCAACATCGACTCCAAGCTGCGGCGCAGCATGAGAGACGACATCCGCCGGTTGCAGCAGGCATCCGGCATCACCTCCATTTACGTCACCCACGATCAGGCGGAAGCCCTGGCCGTCTCCGACGAGATCATCATCATGCGCAACGGCAAGATAGAACAACAGGGCGAACCCCGGGCCCTCTACCACAATCCGAAAACCGCCTTCGTAGCCAACTTCATCGGCGAGTCCAACGTGGTGAAGGGCACCCTGACGAACAAGGGCGACTGCAAGGTCATCACCTTCGGAGACGCCACCATAGAACTGCCCTGCAACGAAAAGACCGACCACCCTGACGGGCCTGTCGATCTCTCCCTAAGACCCGAAGTCATCGAGGTTGTCCCCCGATCCGAAGCCGCCCCAGGCGCCCTGTCCGGCGTGATAAAGCAGAGCGCCTACATGGGACCGGTCATCGAATATACCATCGACACCCCGTGCGGCACCCTGTTCACACGGGCACCCGCCTACGCAGGCGTTTTCCAAACCAACGAACTGGTCCATGTCCGCGTGCGGCCCGATGAAGTCATCATCATACCCGAGAACGGGAAACCCGAAGGGACCACGGAATTGCTGCCATAA